The following coding sequences are from one Pseudomonas mendocina window:
- a CDS encoding PhoX family phosphatase — translation MHDNQLTDLECLTLSRRRFIGAGALTGAALFLGGGLLGRSALAEAIAPISASPLLGFANIAASSADTITLPPGYSFSTLISWGQPLHASGPAFKGDGSNNAAEQLLQFGDNTDGMSFFPWPGDADRALLAINNEYVNYRYLLPHGELPKSAEDVRKAQNAEGVTVIEVRRHNGAWSFVQGSPYNRRIHANLPIEVSGPARGHDLLKTQADPAGIEVLGTFQNCSSGQTPWGTYLTCEENFSDCFGSNDANLQFSPDQKRFSVVHASVDNQWHRFDPRFDLAKTPNELHRHGWIVEIDPFDPTSKPIKRTALGRFKHENAALTTTRDGRVVVYMGDDERGEFIYKFITRDRLNRSDAKANRHILDHGTLYVAQFDGGNGDTDQPRGQGRWIELSAGKNGLTAENGFANQAEVVIRARQAGSQVGATRMDRPEWITVSPQDGQVYCTLTNNSKRGEDGQPVGGPNPRANNLYGQILRWREAADDAAADTFAWDLFVVAGNPVVHAGKPEAGSHAINADNMFNSPDGVGFDGGGRLWIQTDGKYSNEGDYAGMGNNQMLCADPHSGEIRRFMVGPVGCEITGLAFSPDFRTMFIGIQHPGETGGSSFPDHQPGVHPRSTVVSITRDDGGVIGA, via the coding sequence CGCCCTGGCCGAGGCAATCGCCCCCATCAGCGCTAGCCCGTTGCTGGGATTCGCCAACATCGCGGCGTCCAGCGCCGACACCATCACCCTGCCGCCCGGCTACTCGTTCAGCACGCTGATCAGCTGGGGCCAGCCGCTGCACGCCAGCGGCCCGGCCTTCAAGGGCGATGGCAGCAACAACGCCGCCGAGCAACTGCTGCAGTTCGGCGACAACACCGACGGCATGAGTTTCTTCCCCTGGCCAGGTGACGCGGATCGCGCGCTGCTGGCGATCAACAACGAGTACGTCAACTACCGCTACCTGCTGCCGCACGGCGAACTGCCGAAATCCGCCGAGGACGTGCGCAAGGCGCAGAACGCCGAGGGCGTGACGGTGATCGAAGTGCGCCGGCACAACGGTGCCTGGAGTTTCGTTCAGGGCTCGCCCTACAACCGCCGTATCCACGCCAACCTGCCCATCGAGGTCAGCGGCCCGGCGCGTGGCCATGACCTGCTCAAGACCCAGGCCGACCCGGCCGGTATCGAGGTGCTCGGTACCTTCCAGAACTGCTCCAGCGGCCAGACCCCATGGGGCACCTACCTGACCTGCGAAGAGAACTTCAGCGACTGCTTCGGCAGCAACGACGCCAACCTGCAGTTCAGCCCCGACCAGAAGCGCTTCAGCGTGGTACACGCCAGCGTCGACAACCAGTGGCACCGCTTCGATCCCCGCTTCGACCTGGCCAAGACTCCGAACGAGTTGCATCGCCACGGCTGGATCGTCGAGATCGACCCGTTCGACCCCACGTCCAAACCGATCAAACGCACCGCCCTGGGCCGCTTCAAACACGAGAACGCCGCGCTCACCACCACCCGCGACGGCCGCGTGGTGGTGTACATGGGCGACGACGAGCGTGGCGAATTCATCTACAAATTCATCACCCGCGACCGCCTGAACCGCAGCGATGCCAAGGCCAACCGGCATATCCTCGACCACGGCACCCTCTACGTGGCGCAGTTCGATGGGGGTAACGGCGACACCGACCAACCGCGCGGCCAGGGCCGCTGGATCGAACTCAGCGCCGGCAAGAACGGCCTGACCGCCGAGAACGGCTTCGCCAACCAGGCCGAGGTAGTGATTCGCGCTCGACAGGCCGGCAGCCAGGTCGGTGCCACGCGCATGGATCGCCCCGAGTGGATCACCGTCAGCCCGCAGGATGGCCAGGTCTATTGCACCCTGACCAACAACAGCAAACGCGGCGAGGACGGCCAGCCCGTCGGCGGCCCCAACCCGCGCGCCAACAACCTCTACGGGCAGATCCTGCGCTGGCGTGAGGCGGCCGATGACGCGGCGGCCGACACCTTCGCCTGGGATCTGTTCGTGGTCGCCGGCAACCCGGTGGTACATGCCGGCAAACCCGAAGCCGGCAGCCACGCGATCAACGCCGACAACATGTTCAACAGCCCGGACGGCGTCGGTTTCGATGGCGGCGGCCGACTGTGGATTCAGACCGACGGCAAGTACAGCAACGAGGGCGACTATGCCGGCATGGGCAACAACCAGATGCTCTGCGCCGACCCGCATAGCGGCGAGATTCGCCGCTTCATGGTCGGCCCGGTGGGCTGTGAAATCACCGGCCTGGCCTTTTCGCCGGACTTCCGGACGATGTTCATCGGCATCCAGCATCCCGGCGAAACGGGTGGCTCGTCCTTCCCCGACCACCAGCCCGGCGTACACCCGCGCTCGACAGTGGTGAGCATCACCCGCGACGATGGTGGCGTTATCGGCGCCTGA